Proteins encoded within one genomic window of Gambusia affinis linkage group LG09, SWU_Gaff_1.0, whole genome shotgun sequence:
- the cstf2 gene encoding cleavage stimulation factor subunit 2 isoform X2, which yields MANVAAATVAAAAAAAAANRDPAVDRSLRSVFVGNIPYEATEEQLKDIFSEVGLVVSFRLVYDRETGKPKGYGFCEYQDQETALSAMRNLNGREFSGRALRVDNAASEKNKEELKSLGTGTPIIESPFGDSVSPEEAPESISRAVASLPPEQMFELMKQMKLCVQNSPQEARNMLLQNPQLAYALLQAQVVMRIVDPEIALKMLHRQTAVQPLVSSSQGGGAPPVNPPVQPNVQVSQPQPVPVMHVNGAPQMMQPANMGVVPNMSVPGPAQGPGPIGPPGPGGIPPRGLLGDGPNDPRGGTLLSVTGEVIDPNRAYMAAPPPHQAPPVHIPQMGGGPQMGGGPQMGGGPQMGGGPQMGGGPQMGGGPQMGGGPQMGGGPPEMRGPPMPEPRTMMVDPRGPPMVDPRGPPMMEPRGPPMEPRGRDPRAMDARGPVSGQRVPMVPGMQGPVPHAMGPNVPPPARPGPGISGVPSSGGGFSPGQSQVSTQDQEKAALIMQVLQLTPEQIAMLPPEQRQSILILKEQIQKTASGAP from the exons ATGGCGAACGTTGCTGCAGCTACCGTGGCCGCTGCGGCCGCAGCTGCCGCCGCGAACAGAGACCCAGCCGTGGACAGGTCACTACGATCAGTTTTCG TTGGAAACATTCCATATGAAGCCACAGAAGAGCAGTTGAAAGACATATTCTCCGAAGTCGGACTTGTTGTCAGCTTCAG GTTAGTGTATGATAGAGAGACAGGAAAGCCAAAAGGATATGGCTTCTGTGAATACCAGGACCAGGAAACGGCCCTCAGCGCCATGAGGAACCTGAACGGGAGAGAGTTCAGTGGTCGGGCTCTCAGAGTCGACAATGCAGctagtgaaaaaaataaagaagagcTCAAAA GTCTGGGGACTGGAACCCCCATCATCGAGTCTCCTTTTGGAGACAGTGTGTCGCCAGAGGAGGCTCCAGAGTCCATCAGCAGAGCTGTGGCGAGTCTTCCACCTGAGCAGATGTTTGAGTTGATGAAACAAATGAAG CTGTGTGTACAAAACAGCCCCCAGGAGGCGAGGAACATGCTGCTGCAGAACCCGCAGCTGGCCTACGCTCTGCTGCAGGCGCAGGTCGTGATGCGGATCGTTGACCCGGAGATCGCTTTG AAAATGTTGCATCGTCAAACAGCTGTTCAGCCCCTGGTGTCCAGCAGTCAGGGTGGAGGAGCACCGCCTGTCAATCCTCCAGTTCAGCCCAATGTGCAGGTGTCTCAGCCACAACCTGTG CCGGTCATGCATGTGAATGGAGCCCCTCAGATGATGCAGCCCGCCAACATGGGCGTTGTCCCCAACATGTCTGTACCGGGCCCCGCACAAGGACCCGGACCAATCGGACCTCCAG gaCCGGGCGGCATCCCACCCAGAGGTCTGTTGGGCGACGGACCCAATGATCCCAGAGGAGGAACTCTGCTGTCTGTCACTGGAGAGGTCATCGACCCCAA CCGGGCCTACATGGCCGCTCCGCCGCCTCACCAGGCTCCGCCCGTACATATACCTCAGATGGGAGGTGGGCCACAGATGGGAGGCGGACCTCAGATGGGAGGCGGACCTCAGATGGGAGGCGGGCCACAGATGGGAGGCGGGCCACAGATGGGAGGCGGGCCACAGATGGGAGGCGGGCCACAGATGGGAGGCGGGCCACCAGAAATGAGAGGCCCTCCGATGCCTGAGCCGCGGACCATGATGGTGGACCCGCGAGGGCCGCCGATGGTGGACCCACGAGGGCCGCCAATGATGGAGCCACGGGGACCGCCGATGGAACCCAGAG GCCGTGACCCGAGGGCGATGGACGCTCGCGGGCCGGTGTCAGGTCAGAGGGTTCCCATGGTGCCCGGGATGCAAGGCCCGGTCCCCCACGCCATGGGTCCAAACGTTCCTCCGCCTGCAAGACCG GGTCCGGGTATTTCTGGCGTCCCGTCCTCAGGGGGAGGCTTCAGTCCCGGCCAGAGTCAGGTCTCCACTCAGGATCAGGAGAAG GCCGCCCTCATCATGCAGGTGCTGCAGCTGACCCCAGAGCAGATCGCCATGCTGCCGCCGGAGCAGCGGCAGAGCATCCTCATCCTCAAGGAGCAGATTCAGAAAACCGCCTCCGGCGCGCCGTGA
- the cstf2 gene encoding cleavage stimulation factor subunit 2 isoform X1: protein MANVAAATVAAAAAAAAANRDPAVDRSLRSVFVGNIPYEATEEQLKDIFSEVGLVVSFRLVYDRETGKPKGYGFCEYQDQETALSAMRNLNGREFSGRALRVDNAASEKNKEELKSLGTGTPIIESPFGDSVSPEEAPESISRAVASLPPEQMFELMKQMKLCVQNSPQEARNMLLQNPQLAYALLQAQVVMRIVDPEIALKMLHRQTAVQPLVSSSQGGGAPPVNPPVQPNVQVSQPQPVPVMHVNGAPQMMQPANMGVVPNMSVPGPAQGPGPIGPPGNLQNSPTGSAGPAALERPQGPGGIPPRGLLGDGPNDPRGGTLLSVTGEVIDPNRAYMAAPPPHQAPPVHIPQMGGGPQMGGGPQMGGGPQMGGGPQMGGGPQMGGGPQMGGGPQMGGGPPEMRGPPMPEPRTMMVDPRGPPMVDPRGPPMMEPRGPPMEPRGRDPRAMDARGPVSGQRVPMVPGMQGPVPHAMGPNVPPPARPGPGISGVPSSGGGFSPGQSQVSTQDQEKAALIMQVLQLTPEQIAMLPPEQRQSILILKEQIQKTASGAP from the exons ATGGCGAACGTTGCTGCAGCTACCGTGGCCGCTGCGGCCGCAGCTGCCGCCGCGAACAGAGACCCAGCCGTGGACAGGTCACTACGATCAGTTTTCG TTGGAAACATTCCATATGAAGCCACAGAAGAGCAGTTGAAAGACATATTCTCCGAAGTCGGACTTGTTGTCAGCTTCAG GTTAGTGTATGATAGAGAGACAGGAAAGCCAAAAGGATATGGCTTCTGTGAATACCAGGACCAGGAAACGGCCCTCAGCGCCATGAGGAACCTGAACGGGAGAGAGTTCAGTGGTCGGGCTCTCAGAGTCGACAATGCAGctagtgaaaaaaataaagaagagcTCAAAA GTCTGGGGACTGGAACCCCCATCATCGAGTCTCCTTTTGGAGACAGTGTGTCGCCAGAGGAGGCTCCAGAGTCCATCAGCAGAGCTGTGGCGAGTCTTCCACCTGAGCAGATGTTTGAGTTGATGAAACAAATGAAG CTGTGTGTACAAAACAGCCCCCAGGAGGCGAGGAACATGCTGCTGCAGAACCCGCAGCTGGCCTACGCTCTGCTGCAGGCGCAGGTCGTGATGCGGATCGTTGACCCGGAGATCGCTTTG AAAATGTTGCATCGTCAAACAGCTGTTCAGCCCCTGGTGTCCAGCAGTCAGGGTGGAGGAGCACCGCCTGTCAATCCTCCAGTTCAGCCCAATGTGCAGGTGTCTCAGCCACAACCTGTG CCGGTCATGCATGTGAATGGAGCCCCTCAGATGATGCAGCCCGCCAACATGGGCGTTGTCCCCAACATGTCTGTACCGGGCCCCGCACAAGGACCCGGACCAATCGGACCTCCAG GAAACCTACAGAATTCCCCCACAGGATCAGCCGGACCTGCCGCTCTCGAGCGGCCTCAAG gaCCGGGCGGCATCCCACCCAGAGGTCTGTTGGGCGACGGACCCAATGATCCCAGAGGAGGAACTCTGCTGTCTGTCACTGGAGAGGTCATCGACCCCAA CCGGGCCTACATGGCCGCTCCGCCGCCTCACCAGGCTCCGCCCGTACATATACCTCAGATGGGAGGTGGGCCACAGATGGGAGGCGGACCTCAGATGGGAGGCGGACCTCAGATGGGAGGCGGGCCACAGATGGGAGGCGGGCCACAGATGGGAGGCGGGCCACAGATGGGAGGCGGGCCACAGATGGGAGGCGGGCCACCAGAAATGAGAGGCCCTCCGATGCCTGAGCCGCGGACCATGATGGTGGACCCGCGAGGGCCGCCGATGGTGGACCCACGAGGGCCGCCAATGATGGAGCCACGGGGACCGCCGATGGAACCCAGAG GCCGTGACCCGAGGGCGATGGACGCTCGCGGGCCGGTGTCAGGTCAGAGGGTTCCCATGGTGCCCGGGATGCAAGGCCCGGTCCCCCACGCCATGGGTCCAAACGTTCCTCCGCCTGCAAGACCG GGTCCGGGTATTTCTGGCGTCCCGTCCTCAGGGGGAGGCTTCAGTCCCGGCCAGAGTCAGGTCTCCACTCAGGATCAGGAGAAG GCCGCCCTCATCATGCAGGTGCTGCAGCTGACCCCAGAGCAGATCGCCATGCTGCCGCCGGAGCAGCGGCAGAGCATCCTCATCCTCAAGGAGCAGATTCAGAAAACCGCCTCCGGCGCGCCGTGA